From one Micromonospora siamensis genomic stretch:
- a CDS encoding terpene synthase family protein, giving the protein MTPLSGWSPAHGGDQLVLAAEQGRICALATKGQRDLQDRVAAYPDLFPSRPFDPALLGNVAMTIAFGAPWCDVSRLRVVNRTVLWIFAVDWLVDYVATSRDEIDRLTADCLAVADGRAPAADDPLGRFLAELRDEQATAAAFATHRAVWRGELARMLDAMAREWEWKKATGPGRLPSLAEYLDNAANLASTLTNVVHWIHSDDPATLAHLDELVVASDEVQRILRLINDLATYERDLRWGDLNSLLLVSDRTEVEQLIPELITRARELIAPLRVSCPVQADYLDRQIGFSSGFYGSTDFWGAL; this is encoded by the coding sequence ATGACCCCGCTCTCCGGCTGGTCGCCGGCCCACGGCGGCGACCAGCTGGTGCTGGCCGCGGAACAGGGCCGGATCTGCGCCCTCGCGACCAAGGGGCAGCGCGACCTCCAGGACCGCGTCGCCGCGTACCCCGATCTCTTTCCGTCCCGGCCGTTCGACCCGGCGCTGCTCGGCAACGTCGCGATGACCATCGCGTTCGGCGCCCCCTGGTGTGACGTCTCGCGGCTGCGGGTCGTGAACCGGACCGTGCTCTGGATCTTCGCGGTCGACTGGCTGGTCGACTACGTGGCGACGTCCCGGGACGAGATCGACCGGTTGACCGCGGACTGCCTGGCGGTGGCGGACGGCCGCGCTCCGGCCGCCGACGACCCGCTGGGCCGGTTCCTTGCCGAACTCCGCGACGAGCAGGCCACCGCGGCGGCCTTCGCCACCCACCGTGCGGTGTGGCGGGGCGAGCTGGCCAGGATGCTCGACGCCATGGCTCGGGAGTGGGAGTGGAAGAAGGCCACGGGACCGGGCCGGCTGCCCAGCCTGGCCGAGTACCTGGACAACGCGGCCAACCTGGCGTCCACGCTGACCAACGTCGTGCACTGGATCCACTCCGACGACCCGGCGACGCTCGCCCACCTCGACGAGCTCGTCGTGGCCAGCGACGAGGTGCAGCGCATCCTCCGCCTGATCAACGACCTCGCCACGTACGAGCGCGACCTGCGGTGGGGGGACCTGAACTCCCTGCTGCTGGTGTCGGACCGGACCGAGGTCGAGCAGTTGATCCCGGAGCTGATCACCCGCGCGCGCGAGCTGATCGCCCCGCTGCGGGTGAGCTGCCCGGTCCAGGCGGACTACCTGGACCGGCAGATCGGCTTCAGCAGCGGCTTCTACGGGTCGACGGACTTCTGGGGGGCGCTGTGA
- a CDS encoding TetR/AcrR family transcriptional regulator, translated as MPRVSQDQLDARRQEILGAARACFARHGYEGATVRRLEEATGLSRGAIFHHFRDKDSLFLAVAEDDAAAMVETVARNGLVQVMRDLLARAVSPDTTGWLGSQLEVSRRLRTDPAFARRWAERSAAIAEATRDRLVRQREAGVLREDVPIDVLAQFLELAYDGLVLHLAMGRPAGDLGPVLDLVEEAVRRR; from the coding sequence GTGCCCAGAGTAAGTCAGGACCAGCTCGACGCGCGCCGGCAGGAGATCCTCGGTGCGGCGCGGGCCTGTTTCGCCCGGCACGGCTACGAGGGCGCCACCGTGCGCCGGCTGGAGGAGGCCACCGGGCTCTCCCGTGGCGCGATCTTCCACCACTTCCGGGACAAGGACTCGCTCTTCCTGGCCGTCGCCGAGGACGACGCGGCGGCCATGGTGGAGACGGTGGCCCGCAACGGTCTGGTGCAGGTCATGCGGGACCTGCTGGCCCGGGCCGTCTCCCCCGACACGACGGGCTGGCTGGGCAGCCAGCTCGAGGTGTCCCGCCGACTGCGCACCGACCCGGCCTTCGCCCGGCGCTGGGCGGAACGCTCCGCCGCCATCGCCGAGGCGACCCGGGACCGGCTGGTCCGCCAGCGCGAGGCCGGGGTGCTGCGCGAGGACGTACCCATCGACGTGCTGGCCCAGTTCCTGGAGCTGGCCTACGACGGCCTGGTGCTGCACCTGGCCATGGGTCGCCCGGCCGGCGACCTGGGTCCGGTGCTCGACCTGGTCGAGGAGGCCGTCCGCCGGCGCTGA
- a CDS encoding sensor histidine kinase → MGSRSSNLRTKVVALLVSLVALWGFTAWVTIRDGVNLLGVQAYDTKVFDPTEPLLLQLQLERRTSVIYLGRPDDERRAALADIRERTDQLAVDFKKSSENWQVDLFAGEGLDRRINELVAGLDDLARTRAAVDDRSIDRTEANAAFTGLIETIYRLYDALGNLDDEQVAEDTAALIVLNRSRELLSQEDALLAGVLTAGRITPAERAQFTRTVGARRFTATQAISRLPSADQLRYQEMSEGETFTRLTNLENRVMTVDVSSKPPFAAQAWDDVSAPALTEIADVVLAGGDDVVDRATPVAVGVIVRLVLAAGLGLLAVIASIVVSITTARALVRQLERLREAAFQLANERLPGVVTRLGHGEEVDVAAEAPPLEFGDDEIGQVGKAFNAVQETAIRTAVEQADLRRSVREVFLSLARRTQALVHRQLTLLDTMERREHDAEELEDLFRVDHLATRMRRNAENLIVLSGSTPGRAWRRNVPMVDVIRGAVAEVEDYTRVNVLPLGAVSLAGRAVGDVIHLLAELIENGLSFSPPHTSVEVRGQLVGNGFAIEIEDRGLGMTEEDLAAANHRITDRSELNLANATRLGLYVVSRLTERHGVRVRLKESPYGGTTAVVLIPLELVTADGEDPSSSGGFPAGTGVAGEGRPVVPAPTPAGTVPAAGAPAVATAAADGERPASPPVVSRPRSAPAEAAEPDGLPTRSRGTTTAAPDGLPTRARRPQRAGLDDPTNAPGLPTRAAPAGTMSTMDADADAGVAGDPLPAEPPRTDTGLPVRVRQASIVPELRADPAAEEDTDDDAARPPEQVRRMMSSYQTGTRRGRTDAARLLGGAGSGAPGGTARDTGDEQAT, encoded by the coding sequence ATGGGTTCCCGCAGTTCCAACCTGCGTACCAAGGTTGTTGCCCTCCTGGTCTCGCTCGTCGCACTCTGGGGCTTCACCGCGTGGGTCACCATCCGCGACGGGGTGAACCTGCTCGGGGTGCAGGCGTACGACACCAAGGTCTTCGACCCGACCGAGCCGTTGCTGTTGCAGTTGCAGCTGGAACGCCGCACGTCGGTGATCTACCTGGGGCGACCCGACGACGAGCGGCGGGCGGCGCTGGCCGACATCCGCGAGCGCACCGACCAGCTCGCCGTGGACTTCAAGAAGTCCAGTGAGAACTGGCAGGTCGACCTGTTCGCCGGCGAGGGACTCGACCGGCGGATCAACGAGCTGGTCGCGGGTCTCGACGACCTGGCTCGGACGAGGGCGGCCGTCGACGACAGAAGCATCGACCGGACCGAGGCGAATGCGGCCTTCACCGGGTTGATCGAGACGATCTACCGGCTCTACGACGCGCTCGGCAACCTCGACGACGAGCAGGTCGCCGAGGACACCGCCGCGCTGATCGTGCTCAACCGCTCCCGCGAGCTGCTGTCCCAGGAGGACGCCCTGCTCGCCGGGGTGCTCACCGCCGGACGGATCACTCCGGCCGAGCGGGCGCAGTTCACCCGGACCGTCGGTGCGCGTCGGTTCACCGCGACCCAGGCGATCTCCCGCCTGCCGAGCGCGGACCAGTTGCGGTACCAGGAGATGTCGGAGGGTGAGACGTTCACCCGGCTGACCAACCTGGAGAACCGGGTGATGACGGTGGACGTCAGCTCGAAGCCGCCGTTCGCCGCCCAGGCCTGGGACGACGTGTCCGCCCCCGCGCTGACCGAGATCGCCGACGTCGTCCTGGCCGGTGGTGACGACGTGGTCGACCGGGCCACCCCGGTCGCGGTGGGGGTCATCGTCCGGCTGGTCCTCGCGGCCGGCCTGGGGCTGCTCGCCGTCATCGCCTCGATCGTCGTGTCGATCACCACGGCCCGCGCCCTGGTCCGCCAGTTGGAGCGGCTCCGCGAGGCGGCCTTCCAGCTGGCCAACGAGCGGCTGCCCGGGGTGGTGACCCGACTGGGCCACGGCGAGGAGGTCGACGTCGCGGCCGAGGCGCCACCGTTGGAGTTCGGCGACGACGAGATCGGCCAGGTCGGCAAGGCGTTCAACGCCGTCCAGGAGACGGCCATCCGCACCGCGGTCGAGCAGGCCGACCTGCGCCGCAGCGTGCGGGAGGTGTTCCTGAGCCTGGCCCGGCGTACCCAGGCGCTGGTCCACCGGCAGCTCACCCTGCTGGACACGATGGAACGGCGGGAACACGACGCGGAGGAGCTGGAGGACCTGTTCCGGGTCGACCACCTCGCCACCCGGATGCGGCGCAACGCCGAGAACCTGATCGTGCTCTCCGGCTCGACGCCCGGCCGGGCCTGGCGGCGCAACGTGCCGATGGTCGACGTGATCCGGGGCGCGGTCGCCGAGGTCGAGGACTACACCCGGGTCAACGTGCTGCCGCTGGGCGCGGTGTCGCTGGCCGGCCGCGCGGTGGGTGACGTCATCCACCTGCTCGCCGAGCTGATCGAGAACGGCCTGTCCTTCTCCCCGCCGCACACCAGCGTGGAGGTGCGTGGGCAGCTGGTCGGCAACGGCTTCGCCATCGAGATCGAGGACCGGGGCCTCGGCATGACCGAGGAGGACCTGGCCGCCGCCAACCACCGGATCACGGACCGCTCGGAGCTGAACCTCGCCAACGCGACCCGGCTGGGCCTGTACGTGGTGAGCCGGCTGACCGAGCGGCACGGTGTCCGGGTGCGGCTGAAGGAGTCCCCGTACGGCGGCACCACCGCCGTCGTGCTGATCCCGTTGGAGCTGGTCACCGCGGACGGCGAGGACCCGAGCAGCTCCGGTGGCTTCCCGGCCGGCACGGGCGTCGCGGGGGAGGGCCGACCGGTCGTGCCGGCGCCGACCCCCGCCGGGACCGTGCCGGCCGCCGGCGCGCCGGCGGTCGCCACGGCGGCGGCGGACGGCGAGCGCCCGGCGTCGCCGCCCGTCGTTTCCCGGCCGCGCTCCGCCCCCGCCGAGGCGGCCGAGCCGGACGGCCTGCCCACCCGCTCCCGGGGCACCACCACCGCGGCGCCCGACGGCCTGCCGACCCGCGCCCGTCGGCCGCAGCGGGCCGGGCTGGACGACCCGACCAACGCCCCCGGCCTGCCCACCAGGGCCGCCCCGGCGGGCACGATGTCCACCATGGATGCCGATGCCGATGCCGGGGTCGCCGGTGACCCCCTGCCCGCCGAGCCGCCGCGCACCGACACCGGCCTTCCGGTGCGGGTACGCCAGGCGAGCATCGTCCCCGAGCTGCGGGCCGATCCGGCCGCCGAGGAGGACACCGACGACGACGCGGCCCGACCGCCGGAGCAGGTACGCCGGATGATGAGCTCCTACCAGACGGGCACCCGGCGCGGGCGGACGGACGCGGCGCGGCTGCTCGGTGGCGCCGGCTCCGGCGCCCCGGGCGGGACGGCACGCGACACCGGCGACGAGCAGGCGACCTGA
- a CDS encoding DUF2630 family protein: MDDKTILNRISELVDEEHKLRSSAQEHEAGTDDEAKNRLRELEESLDQCWDLLRRRRAARQAHGDPEAQGERPIPEVERYLQ; the protein is encoded by the coding sequence ATGGACGACAAGACCATCCTGAACCGGATCTCCGAGCTGGTGGACGAGGAGCACAAGCTGCGCTCGTCTGCTCAGGAGCACGAGGCCGGCACCGACGACGAGGCGAAGAACCGGCTGCGCGAGCTGGAGGAGTCACTGGACCAGTGCTGGGACCTGCTGCGCCGGCGGCGGGCGGCGCGCCAGGCGCACGGCGACCCGGAGGCCCAGGGCGAACGCCCGATCCCGGAGGTCGAGCGTTACCTTCAGTGA
- a CDS encoding carbon-nitrogen hydrolase family protein, producing MTSPRAAASAPPPVTPLPTVPLAVAAVQAEPVPGDVAGNARAAGALAGRATDAGARVVVLPELFLPAYHPPTLAADPAGTDVLADAAGLVDDPRLDPLRAAARAGGLTVVVGAAVRLPDRRRTIAALVVDPAGTVRAGYHKQQLWGDERDLFDPGDRGATLVVDGWRLGLGICYDGCFPEHGRAAAADGAHGYLCPSGYLAGSAHRRDLYYAARALDNTMYVVFANAVDGADPWRFNGGAAVYDPQGRPLVRGADTGTDVLVATCDPALLADTRTAHTMLADRPAGPGAGRTQLAG from the coding sequence GTGACCTCACCCCGGGCCGCCGCCTCCGCCCCGCCTCCCGTCACCCCGCTGCCGACCGTGCCGCTCGCCGTCGCCGCCGTGCAGGCCGAACCGGTCCCCGGGGACGTCGCCGGCAACGCCCGCGCCGCCGGCGCGCTCGCCGGGCGGGCCACCGACGCCGGTGCCCGGGTGGTCGTGCTGCCGGAGCTCTTCCTGCCCGCGTACCACCCACCGACGCTGGCGGCCGACCCGGCCGGGACCGACGTGCTGGCCGACGCGGCCGGTCTGGTGGACGATCCCCGCCTCGACCCGCTGCGCGCCGCCGCCCGGGCCGGCGGCCTGACCGTGGTGGTCGGCGCGGCCGTCCGGTTGCCCGACCGGCGCCGGACCATCGCCGCGCTGGTCGTCGACCCGGCCGGCACGGTCCGTGCCGGCTACCACAAGCAGCAGCTCTGGGGCGACGAGCGCGACCTGTTCGACCCGGGTGACCGGGGCGCCACCCTGGTCGTCGACGGCTGGCGCCTCGGCCTGGGCATCTGCTATGACGGCTGCTTTCCCGAGCACGGCCGGGCCGCCGCGGCCGACGGCGCGCACGGCTACCTCTGCCCGTCCGGCTACCTGGCCGGCTCCGCGCACCGCCGCGACCTCTACTACGCCGCCCGCGCCCTGGACAACACCATGTACGTCGTCTTCGCCAACGCCGTGGACGGCGCCGATCCGTGGCGGTTCAACGGCGGAGCCGCCGTCTACGACCCGCAGGGCCGCCCGCTGGTCCGCGGCGCCGACACCGGCACCGACGTGCTCGTCGCCACCTGCGACCCGGCCCTGCTCGCCGACACCCGAACCGCGCACACCATGCTCGCCGACCGCCCCGCCGGACCGGGCGCCGGCCGGACGCAACTGGCCGGCTGA
- a CDS encoding cytochrome P450 — protein sequence MPADARRADVVPLHHVVPNLLRNPARALVEFGERSNGDVVRLNLGSFRPYLVTRPEHLQQVLREKAGNYVRAGDALQWRPLKRLFGEGILSDGEPWSNSRHILQPLFTARRIDGLVDRLAEAIEEAVDELDEPARAGRPVDMGAEQARIVCSAIMRVLFADKISVPDALQIMEAQDAIAWSVMPRILLPWAPLAMPMPGDRTFRRSVRLIDEVLLPIVRTSHRTAESDGDDVISTLWRGRTEDGGRLDERQVRNDTVSMVATATETTISVLTWLWPHIEQDPQVAARLQAEIDQVVGGAPVRREHLGQLRYTRQVLDELLRMYPIGWLFPRRAVEADVIGGVGIEAGATVVVSPLITHRMSTFWDRPEVFDPDRFTPEQVRGRHRYAHFPFGGGPHQCIGMHLFYLEALLIVATVLSRFRFRLQDPTPPRIKVAAALRPVGRVEATLRPVRA from the coding sequence ATGCCGGCCGATGCCCGACGAGCGGACGTGGTCCCGCTGCACCACGTGGTGCCGAACCTGCTCCGGAACCCCGCACGCGCCCTGGTGGAATTCGGCGAACGTTCCAACGGCGACGTGGTGAGGCTCAACCTCGGATCGTTCCGGCCCTACCTGGTCACTCGCCCCGAACACCTGCAGCAGGTCCTGCGCGAGAAGGCCGGCAACTACGTGCGGGCCGGGGACGCGCTGCAGTGGCGACCACTGAAGCGCCTGTTCGGTGAGGGCATCCTCAGCGACGGTGAACCCTGGTCGAACAGCCGGCACATCCTGCAGCCGCTGTTCACCGCCCGCCGGATCGACGGGCTGGTGGATCGGCTGGCCGAGGCGATCGAGGAGGCGGTCGACGAGCTGGACGAACCGGCCAGGGCGGGCCGACCGGTCGACATGGGCGCCGAACAGGCGCGGATCGTCTGCTCCGCGATCATGCGGGTCCTCTTCGCCGACAAGATCTCCGTGCCGGACGCGCTGCAGATCATGGAGGCACAGGACGCCATCGCCTGGTCCGTGATGCCGCGCATCCTGCTGCCCTGGGCCCCGCTGGCCATGCCGATGCCCGGTGACCGCACGTTCCGCCGATCGGTCCGGCTCATCGACGAGGTGCTGCTACCGATCGTCCGTACCTCCCACCGGACCGCCGAGTCCGACGGCGACGACGTCATCTCCACCCTCTGGCGCGGGCGCACCGAGGACGGCGGCCGGCTCGACGAGCGCCAGGTCCGCAACGACACGGTCTCGATGGTCGCGACGGCCACCGAGACCACGATCAGCGTGTTGACCTGGCTCTGGCCGCACATCGAGCAGGATCCGCAGGTCGCCGCCCGGCTCCAGGCGGAGATCGACCAGGTGGTCGGCGGGGCCCCGGTCCGCCGCGAACACCTCGGCCAGCTGCGGTACACCCGGCAGGTGCTCGACGAACTGCTCCGGATGTACCCGATCGGTTGGCTCTTCCCGCGCCGGGCGGTCGAGGCGGACGTGATCGGCGGCGTGGGAATCGAGGCGGGCGCCACCGTCGTGGTCAGCCCGTTGATCACCCACCGGATGTCGACGTTCTGGGACCGGCCGGAGGTCTTCGACCCGGACCGGTTCACCCCCGAGCAGGTACGCGGGCGACACCGGTACGCGCACTTCCCCTTCGGGGGCGGCCCGCACCAGTGCATCGGCATGCACCTGTTCTATCTGGAGGCACTGCTCATCGTGGCCACCGTGCTGAGCCGGTTCCGGTTCCGGCTCCAGGACCCGACGCCGCCGAGGATCAAGGTGGCGGCGGCGCTGCGGCCGGTCGGCCGGGTCGAGGCGACCCTGCGGCCGGTCCGGGCATGA
- a CDS encoding TIGR04222 domain-containing membrane protein — translation MSILAAPGDTWGVAGPVFLRLYLLAAAVLLVGTLVHRRRALEGDPNGAYPPLGPQQVAYLNGGEQLAIWTALGGLRGGGSVGVRPDRRLTTGGPPPAGATPLDQAIQHAASRHLHSRELRRDEWVDRALEQLRTGLEQRGLAVSPQRRVALRRGPMLLFALVLLGGFRVFAGLSNDRPVGYLVLTLLPLIVATLLLNRVPWRTRAAQHALRELRRRHTYLAPSAAPAYATYGASDAAMGVALFGTATLWAMDPGFAEQAEIQRQAIAASGGGYTSTGSSGSSCGGGSSCGGGSSCGGGGGCGGGGGCGG, via the coding sequence ATGTCGATCCTCGCCGCACCGGGCGACACCTGGGGCGTCGCCGGCCCCGTCTTCCTCCGGCTCTATCTGCTGGCCGCGGCGGTACTGCTGGTCGGCACGCTGGTGCACCGACGCCGCGCCCTCGAGGGCGACCCGAACGGCGCGTACCCCCCGCTCGGCCCGCAGCAGGTCGCCTACCTCAACGGCGGCGAGCAGCTGGCGATCTGGACCGCGCTGGGCGGCCTGCGCGGCGGCGGGTCGGTGGGCGTCCGGCCCGATCGGCGGCTCACCACCGGCGGCCCGCCCCCGGCCGGCGCCACCCCGCTCGACCAGGCGATCCAGCACGCCGCGTCCCGGCACCTGCACAGCCGGGAGCTGCGCCGCGACGAATGGGTCGACCGGGCGCTGGAGCAGCTGCGGACCGGGCTGGAGCAGCGCGGACTGGCCGTGTCGCCGCAGCGCCGGGTGGCGCTGCGGCGCGGCCCGATGCTGCTCTTCGCGCTGGTGCTGCTCGGCGGATTCCGGGTCTTCGCCGGGCTGTCCAACGACCGCCCGGTGGGCTACCTGGTGCTCACCCTGCTGCCGCTGATCGTGGCCACCCTCCTGCTCAACCGGGTCCCCTGGCGGACCCGCGCCGCCCAGCACGCGCTGCGTGAGCTGCGCCGCCGGCACACCTACCTGGCGCCCTCGGCCGCCCCGGCGTACGCCACCTACGGCGCCTCCGACGCGGCGATGGGGGTGGCGCTGTTCGGCACCGCCACGCTCTGGGCGATGGACCCGGGCTTCGCCGAGCAGGCGGAGATCCAGCGCCAGGCGATCGCCGCATCCGGCGGCGGGTACACCTCCACCGGCTCGTCGGGTAGCTCCTGCGGCGGCGGTTCCTCGTGCGGTGGGGGCAGCTCCTGCGGCGGTGGGGGCGGCTGCGGCGGTGGCGGCGGGTGCGGGGGGTGA
- a CDS encoding prenyltransferase/squalene oxidase repeat-containing protein, with product MTVLPAPTLAGDGTHVAEAARELIAAMMLEPTGRITPSVYETGRLVSDAPWLTGHGRRLTHLLVTQRPDGGWGAPGGYSVVPTVSAVEALLSALRAAPGGPRRADLAAAAGRGLAVLSGWLADGPSLPDTPAADLIVPALVERINGQLARFGERPDGWPRALPGVDRRRLDALHALLAAGRPVPLKLLHAFEVLGPAALRRPDITPVAGAVGASPAATAAWVSAGGGPGLHRTALAYLEAAVGQHGGPVPCCTPITVFERGWTLSTLSRAGVPFRAAPKLVAELAAALGPQGTPTGPGLPADADTTSVTLYALARLGHPVEPTSLLGYDLGSHFCTWQGEDGSSVTTNAHVLEALGWHVRHTVSGADRYRARTAALARWLCDIQQPDGCWADRWHASPYYATSCVVLALDGYAPTGAAAAVDRAVDWVLATQRADGAWGRWSGTAEETAYALHVLLGVRGPARRGVRDAVRRGLAYLETTDSRRDDPPLWHDKDLYTPVLIVRAAVVAARQLALTTSDPGWAAAAGPASGASMIRGA from the coding sequence GTGACCGTGTTGCCGGCGCCCACGCTGGCGGGGGACGGGACGCACGTGGCAGAGGCGGCGCGCGAGCTGATCGCGGCGATGATGCTCGAGCCGACCGGTCGGATCACCCCCTCGGTGTACGAGACCGGCCGGCTGGTCTCCGATGCGCCCTGGCTGACCGGCCACGGCCGGCGCCTCACCCACCTGCTCGTCACCCAACGCCCCGACGGCGGCTGGGGCGCACCGGGCGGTTACTCCGTGGTGCCGACGGTGAGCGCGGTGGAGGCCCTGCTCAGCGCGCTCCGCGCCGCCCCCGGCGGGCCGCGCCGGGCCGACCTGGCCGCCGCGGCGGGTCGCGGGTTGGCCGTGCTGTCCGGATGGCTCGCCGACGGGCCCTCGCTGCCGGACACCCCGGCGGCCGACCTGATCGTGCCGGCCCTGGTCGAGCGGATCAACGGTCAGCTGGCGCGGTTCGGCGAGCGCCCCGACGGCTGGCCCCGGGCCCTGCCCGGGGTGGACCGCCGAAGGCTGGACGCGCTCCACGCGCTGCTCGCCGCCGGCCGGCCGGTGCCGCTGAAACTGCTGCACGCCTTCGAGGTGCTCGGCCCGGCCGCGCTGCGCCGGCCGGACATCACGCCGGTCGCCGGTGCCGTCGGGGCCTCGCCGGCGGCGACCGCCGCGTGGGTGAGCGCCGGAGGGGGGCCGGGCCTGCACCGGACGGCGCTGGCCTACCTGGAGGCGGCCGTCGGACAGCACGGCGGCCCGGTGCCCTGCTGCACGCCCATCACCGTCTTCGAACGGGGGTGGACGCTCAGCACCCTGTCCCGGGCCGGCGTGCCGTTCCGGGCCGCGCCGAAGCTGGTCGCGGAGCTGGCCGCCGCCCTCGGACCGCAGGGCACCCCCACCGGACCGGGGCTGCCGGCCGACGCCGACACCACCTCGGTGACGCTCTACGCGCTGGCGCGGCTCGGTCACCCGGTGGAGCCGACGAGTCTCCTCGGCTACGACCTGGGCAGCCACTTCTGCACGTGGCAGGGGGAGGACGGAAGCTCGGTCACCACCAACGCCCACGTGCTGGAGGCGCTGGGCTGGCACGTCCGGCACACCGTGTCCGGCGCTGACCGGTACCGCGCCCGGACGGCCGCGCTCGCCCGGTGGCTGTGCGACATCCAGCAGCCCGACGGGTGCTGGGCCGACCGGTGGCACGCCTCGCCCTACTACGCCACCTCGTGCGTGGTGCTGGCGCTGGACGGCTACGCGCCGACCGGTGCCGCCGCCGCGGTGGACCGGGCCGTCGACTGGGTGCTGGCCACCCAACGGGCCGACGGAGCCTGGGGGCGCTGGTCCGGCACCGCCGAGGAGACCGCGTACGCGCTGCACGTCCTGCTCGGCGTCCGCGGACCCGCCCGGCGGGGCGTGCGGGACGCGGTGCGCCGGGGCCTGGCGTACCTGGAGACGACGGACTCCCGCCGCGACGACCCACCACTGTGGCACGACAAGGACCTCTACACCCCGGTGCTGATCGTACGAGCGGCGGTCGTCGCGGCTCGGCAGCTCGCGCTGACCACATCGGACCCGGGATGGGCGGCAGCGGCGGGACCAGCGTCCGGGGCATCCATGATCAGGGGCGCTTGA
- a CDS encoding HAD family hydrolase, protein MPLLLLDLDNTLLDRDGPFRVWAERFLAGIGAPPADLDWLVSIDADGLTDRWDVADAIRDRYALRIPSIDLVEELHDGVDEHCRLDPLVACALRIARDAGWVPVVVSNGVVRQQDAKIRRTGLDRYVADWVISEEAGVSKPNPRIFALAAQRARMPLRGAWVVGDGPEADIGGATAVGLPSVWLHRGRAWSDDRFAPTRTADGLIAAVATVLAG, encoded by the coding sequence GTGCCGCTGCTCCTGCTTGACCTGGACAACACCCTGCTCGACCGGGACGGGCCGTTCCGCGTCTGGGCGGAACGTTTCCTGGCCGGGATCGGCGCGCCCCCGGCCGACCTGGACTGGCTGGTCTCGATCGACGCGGACGGCCTGACCGACCGCTGGGACGTGGCGGACGCCATCCGCGACCGGTACGCGCTGCGCATCCCCTCCATCGACCTGGTGGAGGAGCTGCACGACGGCGTGGACGAGCACTGCCGGCTCGACCCGCTGGTGGCCTGCGCGCTGCGGATCGCGCGGGACGCCGGTTGGGTGCCCGTGGTGGTCAGCAACGGGGTGGTACGCCAGCAGGACGCGAAGATCAGACGGACCGGCCTGGACCGGTACGTCGCCGACTGGGTGATCTCCGAGGAGGCCGGGGTGAGCAAGCCCAACCCGCGGATCTTCGCGCTGGCCGCCCAGCGGGCCCGGATGCCGCTTCGCGGCGCCTGGGTGGTGGGCGACGGCCCGGAGGCCGACATCGGGGGAGCCACCGCGGTCGGCCTGCCCAGCGTGTGGCTGCACCGGGGCCGGGCCTGGTCCGACGACCGGTTCGCCCCGACCCGTACGGCGGACGGGCTGATCGCCGCCGTCGCTACGGTGCTGGCCGGCTGA
- a CDS encoding serine protein kinase RIO, which yields MREHDFAARERRTRGKSRFDDDEPHFLRHGRPEPVRSATELELDGDHLEPDPELGDPWSSWDAAVHGPEPHPTWLVTELAARDTELGILKTGKEADVHLLRRAVPETDRSCLLAVKRYRDPRHRLFHRDAGYLEGRRVRRSRENRAMAGRTDFGRQMIAGQWAAAEFAALGRLWEIGAEYGSIAVPYPVQLLGTELMLEFVGDPDRGEAAPRLAQLRPGPGELRALWEQLVDALVVLARAGYAHGDLSPYNLLVHRERLVMIDLPQVVDVVANPQGPEFLARDVRVVADWFTSRGLPAERTDQDALTELLLREAGLR from the coding sequence GTGCGCGAACACGACTTCGCGGCGCGCGAGCGCCGTACCCGCGGCAAGAGCCGCTTCGACGACGACGAACCACACTTCCTGAGGCACGGCCGGCCGGAGCCGGTCCGGTCCGCCACCGAACTCGAACTCGACGGCGACCACCTCGAACCGGACCCGGAGCTGGGCGACCCCTGGTCGTCCTGGGACGCGGCCGTGCACGGCCCGGAGCCACATCCGACGTGGCTGGTGACCGAGCTGGCCGCCCGGGACACCGAGCTGGGCATCCTCAAGACCGGCAAGGAGGCGGACGTCCACCTGCTCCGCCGGGCGGTGCCGGAGACCGACCGGTCCTGCCTGCTGGCGGTGAAACGCTACCGGGACCCCCGGCACCGGCTCTTCCACCGGGACGCGGGCTACCTGGAGGGGCGGCGGGTCCGCCGGTCCCGGGAGAACCGGGCGATGGCCGGGCGGACCGACTTCGGCCGGCAGATGATCGCCGGTCAGTGGGCCGCGGCGGAGTTCGCCGCGCTCGGCCGGCTCTGGGAGATCGGCGCCGAGTACGGGAGCATCGCCGTGCCCTACCCGGTGCAGCTGCTCGGCACCGAGCTGATGCTGGAGTTCGTCGGCGACCCCGACCGGGGTGAGGCGGCGCCCCGGCTGGCCCAGCTCCGTCCCGGACCCGGCGAGCTGCGCGCGCTCTGGGAGCAGCTGGTCGACGCCCTGGTGGTGCTGGCCCGGGCCGGGTACGCCCACGGCGACCTGTCGCCGTACAACCTCCTGGTGCACCGGGAGCGGCTGGTCATGATCGACCTGCCGCAGGTGGTGGACGTGGTGGCCAATCCGCAGGGGCCGGAGTTCCTGGCCCGGGACGTCCGGGTGGTCGCCGACTGGTTCACCTCGCGGGGACTGCCCGCGGAACGCACGGACCAGGACGCCCTCACCGAGCTGCTGCTCCGCGAGGCGGGCCTGCGCTGA